One genomic region from Stackebrandtia nassauensis DSM 44728 encodes:
- a CDS encoding class II aldolase/adducin family protein — MTTYTVADLTELSLTLGQANRDLVILAEGNTSVRLGPGRMLVKASGSTMPTASESDFVELETAPLLELISSESSSDDEIDAVLRAARIDPAGPRPSMEALLHAICLEEAGATVVAHTHPIAVNAILCSDRAETLVAGSLFPDQIVVMGRHNLLVPYADPGLALARSVRDGLRQHRARHGAPPKVVYLVNHGIFVLADSPTQALAITDMTVKSARILLGALSAGEPRYLSDADAERIDVRPDEVRRRERLAAVGK; from the coding sequence ATGACCACGTACACCGTGGCCGATTTGACCGAACTGTCGCTCACCCTCGGGCAGGCCAATCGCGACCTGGTGATCCTCGCCGAGGGCAACACATCGGTGCGGCTGGGGCCGGGGCGGATGCTGGTCAAGGCGAGTGGGTCAACGATGCCCACGGCGTCCGAATCGGACTTCGTGGAGCTGGAGACCGCGCCGCTGCTGGAACTGATCTCGTCCGAGTCGTCCTCCGATGACGAGATCGACGCGGTCTTGCGCGCCGCTCGCATCGATCCGGCCGGGCCCCGGCCGTCCATGGAGGCGCTGCTGCACGCGATCTGCCTGGAGGAGGCGGGTGCCACCGTCGTGGCGCACACGCATCCGATCGCGGTCAACGCGATCCTGTGCTCGGATCGCGCCGAGACCCTGGTCGCCGGATCGCTGTTCCCGGACCAGATCGTGGTGATGGGCAGGCACAACCTGCTGGTGCCCTATGCCGATCCGGGACTGGCGCTGGCTAGGTCCGTTCGCGACGGATTGCGGCAGCATCGCGCCCGTCACGGCGCTCCGCCGAAGGTGGTGTACCTGGTGAACCACGGCATCTTCGTGCTCGCGGACTCGCCCACACAGGCGCTGGCGATCACCGACATGACGGTGAAGTCCGCGCGGATCCTGTTGGGCGCGTTGTCGGCCGGTGAGCCGCGCTACCTGTCCGATGCCGACGCCGAACGCATCGATGTCCGTCCCGATGAAGTGCGCCGCCGCGAACGCCTCGCAGCGGTGGGAAAGTGA
- a CDS encoding carbonic anhydrase, protein MRLKPVHRRTLLTTAGLAVAGTAGTVALAPSAIAEDQAASPDAALDRLMRGNRRYIKGHSRHPHQSLEYLHEVAKGQHPFAITIGCADSRVPPEILFDQGLGDVFDHRIAGNIPDELLLGSIEFAIEEFAPPLLMALGHERCGAITATIDAIESGTEPPGHIAAIVEALRPVVEPVLDEPGDKVENGVRANIVDVVEQLQRRSDIVAEKVEAGELTVVGARYDLDTGKVTLVD, encoded by the coding sequence ATGCGGCTCAAACCTGTCCATCGCAGAACTCTGCTCACCACCGCGGGCCTGGCCGTCGCCGGTACCGCCGGGACCGTCGCGCTGGCTCCCTCGGCGATCGCCGAGGACCAGGCCGCCAGCCCCGACGCGGCGCTCGACCGGTTGATGCGCGGCAACCGTCGATACATCAAGGGGCATTCCCGGCACCCGCACCAGTCGTTGGAGTACCTGCACGAGGTGGCCAAGGGGCAGCACCCGTTCGCGATCACCATCGGGTGCGCGGATTCGCGAGTGCCGCCGGAGATCCTGTTCGATCAGGGGCTCGGCGACGTCTTCGACCACCGCATCGCGGGCAACATCCCCGACGAACTGCTGCTGGGCAGCATCGAGTTCGCCATCGAGGAGTTCGCGCCGCCGCTGTTGATGGCGTTGGGCCACGAGCGGTGCGGGGCGATCACCGCCACCATCGACGCGATCGAGAGCGGGACCGAACCGCCCGGCCACATCGCCGCGATCGTGGAGGCCCTGCGGCCGGTCGTGGAGCCCGTGCTCGACGAACCGGGCGACAAGGTGGAGAACGGTGTCCGCGCCAACATCGTCGACGTCGTCGAGCAGTTGCAGCGGCGCAGCGACATCGTGGCCGAGAAGGTCGAGGCCGGCGAGCTGACGGTGGTCGGTGCCCGCTACGACCTCGACACCGGCAAGGTGACCCTGGTGGACTGA
- a CDS encoding FGGY-family carbohydrate kinase, with protein sequence MYLGIDIGTSVTKAAAFDDDGRLVAVKGTPTRMSTPAEGFYEQDIDEVVASVAEVAAATATAAGGIPTAIGLTGQGDGVWLVDADGQAVRPAISWMDGRAASILTDWLADGTVAKAFRRTGNTMFPGSAGPILAWLDQHEPESLDRAATAGYCKDVVMQRLTGVRATDTSDASLPFLDPATRRYDPEVLEWCGIGHRASLLAPVAEPLPVGKLTDAAAARLGLPSGITVTSGPFDLPACALGSGIVTPGDGHLIIGTTLACQVLVDHVDTDVEPNGLTLATGTPNRWLRAMPAMVGTAAVDWVLKLIGRDHQALETLLADSPLGARGVTCLPFFSPAGERAPFLEPAARAGFDRVTIQTEPSDLVRATCEAVAFAARHCFEAAGLTGELAMCGGGTASPTWLKIFADVLNRPLKLAPQPETGARGAALAARRIAEPAASLSEWTTPEGVVEPDPIRAAEYEHRYAAYRARVDAARLTWKEAA encoded by the coding sequence ATGTACCTCGGTATAGACATCGGCACCTCGGTCACCAAGGCCGCCGCCTTCGACGACGACGGCAGACTGGTGGCCGTCAAGGGAACGCCCACCCGAATGTCCACACCGGCCGAAGGCTTCTACGAGCAGGACATCGACGAGGTGGTGGCCTCGGTCGCCGAGGTCGCCGCCGCCACGGCCACCGCCGCGGGCGGCATCCCCACCGCCATCGGCCTGACCGGCCAGGGCGACGGGGTGTGGCTCGTCGACGCCGACGGACAGGCGGTGCGTCCGGCGATCTCCTGGATGGACGGCCGGGCCGCGTCGATCCTCACCGACTGGCTCGCCGACGGCACCGTCGCCAAAGCCTTCCGCCGCACCGGGAACACGATGTTCCCCGGCTCGGCCGGACCGATCCTGGCCTGGCTGGACCAGCACGAACCCGAATCCCTCGACCGGGCCGCAACCGCGGGCTACTGCAAGGACGTCGTCATGCAGCGGCTCACCGGCGTGCGCGCCACCGACACCTCGGACGCGTCGCTGCCGTTCCTCGACCCCGCCACCCGCCGCTACGACCCGGAAGTGCTGGAGTGGTGCGGGATCGGGCACCGCGCCTCGCTGCTGGCACCGGTCGCCGAACCGCTGCCGGTCGGCAAACTCACCGACGCCGCCGCGGCGCGGCTGGGCCTGCCGTCCGGGATCACCGTGACGTCCGGGCCCTTCGACCTCCCGGCCTGCGCCCTGGGCTCGGGCATCGTCACGCCCGGCGACGGGCACCTGATCATCGGCACCACCCTGGCCTGCCAGGTACTCGTGGACCATGTGGACACCGACGTCGAACCCAACGGGCTCACCCTGGCCACCGGCACCCCGAACCGCTGGCTGCGCGCCATGCCCGCGATGGTCGGCACCGCGGCCGTCGACTGGGTGCTCAAGCTCATCGGCCGCGACCACCAGGCGCTCGAGACCCTGTTGGCCGACAGTCCACTGGGGGCGCGCGGCGTCACCTGCCTGCCGTTCTTCTCCCCGGCCGGGGAACGCGCCCCGTTCCTGGAACCGGCGGCGCGGGCGGGCTTCGACCGGGTCACCATCCAAACCGAACCGTCCGATCTGGTGCGAGCCACCTGCGAGGCCGTCGCCTTCGCCGCCCGGCACTGCTTCGAGGCCGCCGGTCTCACCGGCGAACTGGCCATGTGCGGCGGCGGCACCGCCAGCCCCACCTGGCTGAAGATCTTCGCCGACGTACTGAACCGGCCGCTGAAACTGGCGCCGCAACCCGAGACCGGTGCCCGCGGCGCCGCACTCGCGGCCCGCCGCATCGCCGAGCCCGCCGCGTCGTTGTCCGAATGGACCACCCCCGAGGGCGTCGTCGAACCCGATCCGATCCGCGCCGCCGAATACGAGCACCGCTACGCCGCCTACCGCGCCCGCGTCGACGCCGCCCGGCTCACCTGGAAGGAGGCCGCATGA
- a CDS encoding glycerol-3-phosphate dehydrogenase/oxidase, whose translation MSARNRFDPRRRADTIAELSDREFDLIVIGGGITGVGTALDAVSRGLSVALLEAGDLAAGTSSRSGKVFHGGLRYLQQLNFSLVREALKERDLMVDRLCPHLVSPELFTFPFTRRWQRPYVGAGVLLYDLLRLTGTRSVGGHRHLSRKGVLRKLPGLKPKPLTGGVSYYDVRVDDARHTMTVARTAAGLGARIVTRAEVTGIVRDGETVIGVVVRDKENDTEFTVRGRSVVSATGVWAEGVQALAGESSIAVTAAKGIHLVVPADRIDADSGLIAQTDDSVFIIRRWFDYWLMGTTDTAWDHERDDPAATGADVDYLLAQANRWLKRPLSREDVVGVYAGLRPLVSGRKGATAALSRDHTVMAGPRGMFTVVGGKYTTYRIMARDAVNAAVGHLGSDTPDSATDKLPILGADGYRALRNQRLALAAEAGLDPEWIDHLLGRYGTLVLDLLELMAERPELAKPVEGAPKYLAAELYYAASHEGALHLDDVLVRRTRIFMETPDHGEAAAVHAAAIVGEVLGWDERRQADEVERYRLEREADRRAVDALTDDDAMTARRSARAEAKPRT comes from the coding sequence ATGAGCGCCCGCAATCGTTTCGATCCGCGACGGCGTGCGGATACGATCGCTGAGCTCAGCGATCGCGAGTTCGATCTCATTGTCATCGGTGGCGGTATCACCGGCGTGGGAACGGCTTTGGATGCCGTCAGTCGGGGTTTGAGCGTGGCGCTGTTGGAGGCTGGGGATCTCGCGGCTGGGACTTCTTCGCGTTCCGGGAAGGTGTTCCATGGTGGACTGCGGTACTTGCAGCAGTTGAACTTCTCGCTGGTTCGCGAGGCGTTGAAGGAACGCGATCTCATGGTGGATCGGCTGTGCCCGCACTTGGTGTCGCCGGAGCTGTTCACGTTTCCGTTCACGCGTCGCTGGCAGCGTCCTTACGTCGGCGCGGGAGTGTTGTTGTATGACCTGTTGCGGCTCACGGGAACCCGCAGTGTCGGTGGGCACCGGCACTTGAGCCGCAAGGGGGTATTGCGCAAGCTCCCGGGCTTGAAGCCCAAGCCGTTGACCGGCGGGGTTTCGTATTACGACGTCCGGGTTGACGATGCCCGGCACACCATGACGGTGGCTCGCACCGCCGCTGGGCTTGGCGCTCGGATCGTCACGCGGGCCGAGGTCACGGGCATCGTCCGGGACGGCGAGACCGTCATTGGCGTTGTAGTGCGGGACAAGGAGAACGACACCGAGTTCACCGTGCGTGGGCGGTCGGTGGTTTCCGCGACCGGCGTGTGGGCCGAGGGCGTGCAGGCGCTGGCGGGGGAGTCTTCGATCGCGGTGACGGCGGCGAAGGGGATTCATCTTGTCGTGCCCGCCGATCGGATTGACGCTGACAGTGGACTCATCGCTCAGACTGACGACAGCGTGTTCATTATTCGACGCTGGTTCGACTACTGGCTGATGGGTACGACGGACACGGCTTGGGATCACGAGCGCGACGACCCCGCCGCTACTGGTGCGGACGTTGATTACCTGTTGGCGCAAGCGAATCGGTGGCTGAAACGGCCGCTGAGTCGCGAGGACGTCGTGGGCGTTTACGCGGGCTTGCGGCCGTTGGTCAGTGGACGGAAAGGCGCGACGGCTGCGCTGTCGCGGGACCACACCGTGATGGCTGGTCCGCGTGGGATGTTCACCGTCGTGGGCGGCAAGTACACGACGTACCGGATCATGGCGCGTGATGCCGTGAATGCCGCTGTGGGGCACCTTGGCTCCGATACTCCCGATTCGGCCACGGACAAGCTGCCGATCCTGGGCGCGGACGGCTATCGAGCCTTGCGAAACCAGCGCCTGGCGCTGGCGGCGGAGGCTGGTTTGGATCCGGAGTGGATCGACCATCTGTTGGGCCGCTACGGGACGCTTGTCCTCGACCTGCTGGAGCTGATGGCTGAGCGTCCCGAACTGGCTAAGCCGGTGGAGGGGGCGCCGAAGTACCTGGCGGCGGAGCTATATTACGCGGCCAGCCACGAGGGTGCGTTGCATCTGGACGATGTGCTGGTGCGGCGGACCCGGATCTTCATGGAGACGCCGGATCATGGTGAAGCCGCTGCAGTGCACGCGGCGGCGATCGTGGGCGAAGTGCTGGGCTGGGATGAGCGGCGGCAGGCCGACGAGGTGGAACGGTATCGGCTGGAGCGGGAGGCCGACCGTCGCGCGGTCGACGCGCTGACCGATGACGACGCGATGACGGCTCGCAGATCCGCTCGTGCCGAGGCAAAGCCGCGGACATGA
- a CDS encoding ABC transporter ATP-binding protein — protein MNERFPVADRNQVRQALWRLIKLERSAVAGLLVLYLAAAVVGVAAPVLLGEIVDRVSAGDGGVDVLAGLIVASIAAQLVLVRYSRYVGHRFGERALARMREQFVDRILKLPLSKVERAGTGDLMTRNSLDVSTVGTMLRDAIPEIFISLVNAAIILAAVFYLHPLLGLCVFLMVPTVYAGTRWYLKRARDGYLAEGDANTELTETLAATADGARTLEIHRMESERVAAGAETIRHAYKTRRYTLFLRSILFPSLDGSYPLPIAGMLIVGGVLYFNDAISLGVIVAATMLSRQFVEPFDMVLLWVEKLQLGNASLARVEGVGLVEGNGKARDAEPDGDRLKASDVYYTYDGDRDVLHGVSLDVTPGERLAMVGPSGAGKSTLGRILAGIDAPRSGDIALGGVPVTKLPLERLRGLIMLVTQEHHVFRGTLRDNLALADESATDAKMLGALSVVNADWVNDLPEGLDTELGNDTLELDAAQAQQLALARVVLADPHTVILDEATSMLDPTVARHAESALAAALAGRTVIAIAHRLHTAHDAQRVAVIENGRLVELGSHGELTAAGGSYAALWHSWRGDSKN, from the coding sequence ATGAACGAACGATTCCCAGTGGCCGACCGCAACCAGGTCCGCCAAGCCCTGTGGCGACTGATCAAACTGGAACGCAGCGCCGTGGCGGGACTGCTGGTGCTGTACCTGGCCGCCGCGGTCGTCGGCGTCGCCGCGCCGGTACTGCTCGGCGAGATCGTCGACCGGGTCAGCGCGGGCGACGGCGGCGTCGACGTGCTGGCGGGCCTGATCGTCGCCTCGATCGCGGCACAACTGGTGCTGGTGCGCTATTCCCGCTACGTGGGGCACCGCTTCGGCGAACGGGCACTGGCCCGGATGCGGGAACAGTTCGTCGACCGGATCCTGAAGCTCCCGCTGTCGAAGGTGGAGCGAGCCGGTACCGGTGACCTGATGACCCGCAACTCGCTGGACGTGTCCACGGTGGGCACGATGCTGCGCGACGCGATCCCGGAGATCTTCATCAGCCTCGTCAACGCGGCGATCATCCTCGCGGCCGTGTTCTACCTGCATCCGCTGCTGGGGCTGTGCGTGTTCCTGATGGTTCCCACCGTCTACGCCGGAACCCGCTGGTACCTGAAGCGGGCCCGCGACGGCTATCTGGCCGAGGGCGACGCCAACACCGAGCTCACCGAGACGCTGGCGGCCACGGCCGACGGGGCCAGGACACTGGAGATCCACCGGATGGAGTCCGAACGGGTAGCCGCCGGGGCCGAGACCATCCGGCACGCCTACAAGACCCGGCGCTACACGCTCTTCCTGCGCAGCATCCTGTTCCCGTCCCTGGACGGGTCCTATCCGCTGCCGATCGCGGGCATGCTGATCGTGGGCGGTGTCCTGTACTTCAACGACGCCATCAGTCTCGGCGTCATCGTCGCGGCCACCATGTTGAGCCGCCAGTTCGTCGAACCCTTCGACATGGTGCTGCTGTGGGTGGAGAAACTCCAGCTGGGCAACGCCTCCCTTGCTCGCGTCGAGGGCGTCGGTCTGGTGGAGGGCAACGGAAAGGCCCGCGACGCCGAACCCGACGGCGACCGCCTCAAAGCCTCCGATGTGTACTACACCTACGACGGTGACCGCGACGTCCTGCACGGCGTCAGCCTGGACGTGACCCCCGGCGAACGCCTGGCGATGGTCGGACCGTCGGGCGCCGGGAAGTCCACTCTGGGCCGGATCCTTGCCGGAATCGACGCCCCCCGCTCCGGCGACATCGCACTGGGCGGCGTCCCGGTCACAAAACTACCGTTGGAGCGACTGCGCGGCCTGATCATGCTGGTCACCCAGGAACACCACGTTTTCCGGGGCACGCTGCGCGACAATCTCGCGCTGGCCGACGAATCCGCCACCGACGCCAAGATGCTCGGCGCGCTGTCGGTCGTCAACGCCGACTGGGTCAACGACCTGCCCGAGGGCCTCGACACCGAACTGGGCAACGACACCCTCGAACTCGACGCCGCCCAGGCCCAGCAACTGGCGCTGGCCCGCGTCGTGTTGGCCGACCCGCACACGGTGATCCTGGACGAGGCCACATCCATGCTGGACCCGACCGTCGCCCGCCACGCCGAGTCGGCGCTGGCGGCGGCCCTGGCGGGCCGCACCGTGATCGCGATCGCGCACCGGCTGCACACCGCGCACGACGCGCAGCGGGTGGCCGTCATCGAGAACGGTCGCCTCGTCGAACTGGGCAGCCACGGCGAACTCACCGCCGCCGGCGGCTCCTACGCCGCGCTGTGGCACAGCTGGCGCGGCGACTCGAAGAACTGA
- a CDS encoding xylulokinase has translation MSPETDVDAIARGSTVAEPQVDVGLASAGGLASAGGPASAGGPVVVGVDAGTTSVKAVIVDDSWHVLAECRREYPTEYLGSSGAQQDPNGWWAATAHCVREALTRAKVDAKSVAAVGVSSQAPSVVPVDADGEPLRPALLWLDRRGQGECAKRSDAAERVLALTGNRLDSYYAAPKLAWLLANEPELRDRVDHVLMANGYIIRQLTGVSSVDTGHAGLTLLNDLATGEWSNELAQLWGIPPSWLPPLSSPETVVGTVHAQAARATGLAVGTPVIAGLVDGAAASVESGVLTHGDVCEMTGQSTVINAAVSTDRATAHGGTLSVMPYVIPGHHLVFGSMVATGGILRWFRDQFGQPRADDEDAFAELDRLAATAPLGSGGLVMLPYFLGERSPIWDPQARGAVVGLSMASTRADLVRAILEGTAYGLAHNLEQLARAGIRPDTLRIVGGGAQGHTWNRIKADVTGLPVELPDHCMGAPVGTALVAAAGVGLIDDLTATARARFSIAERIEPNPDHHRDYNRRYRIYRELYPALSRVHELSAALREAGQQ, from the coding sequence ATGAGCCCGGAGACCGACGTTGACGCGATTGCTCGCGGCTCGACCGTGGCGGAGCCACAGGTCGACGTCGGCCTGGCTTCGGCTGGCGGCCTGGCTTCGGCTGGCGGTCCGGCTTCGGCTGGCGGCCCGGTCGTGGTCGGCGTCGACGCTGGCACCACCTCGGTCAAAGCCGTCATCGTCGACGACTCCTGGCACGTGCTTGCCGAATGCCGCCGCGAGTATCCGACCGAGTACCTCGGATCGTCCGGGGCACAACAAGACCCCAACGGCTGGTGGGCTGCCACCGCCCACTGCGTCCGCGAAGCCCTCACCCGAGCCAAAGTGGACGCCAAGTCCGTCGCCGCCGTCGGCGTCAGCAGCCAAGCCCCCAGCGTCGTACCCGTCGACGCCGACGGCGAGCCGCTACGGCCCGCGCTGCTGTGGCTCGACCGACGCGGCCAGGGCGAGTGCGCCAAACGATCCGACGCTGCCGAACGTGTACTCGCACTGACCGGCAACCGCCTCGACTCCTACTACGCCGCACCGAAACTGGCCTGGCTGCTGGCCAACGAACCCGAGCTGCGTGACCGAGTCGACCACGTCCTGATGGCCAACGGCTACATCATCCGTCAGCTCACCGGCGTATCGTCCGTCGACACCGGACACGCTGGTCTCACCCTCCTCAACGACCTGGCCACCGGCGAATGGTCGAACGAACTCGCGCAGCTGTGGGGCATACCGCCCTCTTGGCTCCCACCCCTGTCGTCACCCGAAACCGTGGTGGGAACGGTGCACGCGCAAGCGGCCCGGGCCACCGGCCTGGCCGTCGGCACCCCCGTGATCGCCGGGCTCGTCGACGGCGCCGCCGCCAGCGTCGAATCGGGCGTCCTGACCCACGGCGACGTCTGCGAGATGACCGGACAGTCCACAGTCATCAACGCCGCCGTGTCCACCGACCGCGCCACCGCCCACGGCGGCACCCTCAGCGTCATGCCCTACGTGATCCCCGGGCACCACCTCGTCTTCGGCTCGATGGTCGCCACCGGCGGAATCCTGCGATGGTTCCGCGACCAGTTCGGGCAACCCCGAGCCGACGACGAGGACGCGTTCGCCGAACTCGACCGGCTCGCCGCCACCGCGCCGCTCGGCAGCGGCGGGCTCGTGATGCTCCCGTATTTCCTCGGCGAACGCTCCCCGATCTGGGACCCGCAAGCGCGCGGCGCCGTCGTCGGCCTGTCCATGGCCAGCACCCGCGCCGACCTCGTCCGAGCGATCCTGGAGGGCACCGCCTACGGGCTGGCCCACAATCTGGAACAGCTGGCGCGAGCCGGAATCCGCCCCGACACGCTGCGCATCGTCGGCGGCGGTGCCCAAGGTCACACCTGGAACCGGATCAAAGCCGACGTCACCGGCCTGCCGGTGGAGCTGCCGGACCACTGCATGGGCGCACCCGTGGGCACAGCGTTGGTGGCGGCGGCCGGGGTCGGGCTCATCGACGATCTCACCGCGACCGCCCGCGCCCGGTTCAGCATCGCCGAACGCATCGAACCCAACCCCGACCACCATCGCGACTACAACCGCCGCTACCGCATCTACCGCGAGCTGTACCCAGCACTGAGCCGAGTACACGAGCTGTCAGCCGCGTTGAGGGAAGCGGGACAGCAATAG
- a CDS encoding class II aldolase/adducin family protein: MLLKDEREAIVEYSRRLRPDGLVVGTSGNLSVRAGELVAVTPSGLDYDDLTPELVCVSDLEGKVVDGDLEPTSEMPMHLAVYRTTGHNAVVHTHSTAATVVSTLVDVLPSVHYLTALFGGPIRVAPYATFGTPELADNMLAALEERTGCILGNHGTVTVGGSLDKAYTLNIYLEWLCEVWLRADAAGNPRLISDEELEVVRRKISTYGQSAPRAES, translated from the coding sequence ATGCTGCTGAAGGACGAGCGCGAAGCCATCGTGGAGTACTCGCGGCGGCTGCGACCCGACGGCCTGGTCGTCGGCACGTCCGGGAACCTCAGCGTGCGTGCCGGGGAGCTGGTGGCGGTTACCCCTAGCGGCCTCGACTATGACGATCTCACTCCGGAACTGGTGTGCGTGTCGGATTTGGAAGGCAAGGTCGTCGACGGCGATCTTGAGCCCACCAGCGAGATGCCGATGCATCTGGCGGTGTATCGCACGACGGGGCACAACGCGGTTGTTCACACGCATTCGACCGCCGCCACCGTCGTGTCGACCCTTGTGGATGTGCTTCCGTCGGTGCATTACCTGACCGCGTTGTTCGGCGGGCCGATTCGCGTGGCCCCGTACGCGACGTTCGGGACGCCGGAATTGGCCGACAACATGCTTGCCGCGCTTGAGGAGCGGACCGGTTGCATTCTGGGGAACCACGGCACGGTGACCGTCGGAGGCAGTCTCGACAAGGCTTACACGCTCAACATCTACCTGGAGTGGCTGTGTGAGGTCTGGCTGCGGGCTGACGCGGCCGGGAACCCCAGGCTGATCTCGGATGAGGAGCTGGAAGTGGTGCGGCGCAAGATCTCCACCTATGGCCAGTCGGCGCCGAGGGCTGAATCATGA
- a CDS encoding FAD-dependent monooxygenase, whose product MPHERVLISGAGIAGITLAHWLHHHGFSPTVVERAPAPRAGGYKVDIRGAALSVVERMGLTDAIRAACTDIQGGSVVTASGKRVASMDGDSFGGREHEDSELPRGELGRLLYEATEKKADFRFGDSITALDQTGDDVEVTFASGTTERFDLVVGADGLHSATRALAFGPEDQYVRDLGYYVSVYTVPNHLNLDREELTYVGPGRTALMYSTAGDPNARAMFLWSSPSLEYDRGDANAQRELLRSAYADEGWEVPTLLEAAETTPDFYFDTLSQVHMDHWFTGKVALVGDAAHCASAASGQGTSLALVGGYVLAGELSRAKDPTAAFAAYEQRMRGFAETNQALGPANIKRMVLRGKGQIRVAMTMLALMSRMPGKERMMARVAATIHKAATAIDLPDYEAAD is encoded by the coding sequence GTGCCGCACGAACGTGTCCTCATCTCCGGTGCCGGAATCGCCGGTATCACCCTCGCCCACTGGCTGCACCACCACGGCTTCTCCCCCACCGTCGTCGAACGCGCCCCCGCCCCACGCGCGGGCGGTTACAAGGTCGACATTCGCGGAGCGGCCCTGTCCGTCGTCGAACGCATGGGCCTCACCGACGCCATCCGCGCGGCCTGCACCGACATCCAGGGCGGCTCGGTCGTCACCGCCTCCGGCAAACGCGTCGCCAGCATGGACGGCGACTCCTTCGGCGGCCGCGAACACGAGGACAGCGAACTGCCCCGTGGCGAACTGGGCCGTCTCCTCTACGAGGCCACCGAGAAGAAGGCCGACTTCCGTTTCGGTGACTCGATCACCGCCCTCGACCAGACCGGCGACGACGTCGAGGTCACCTTCGCCAGCGGCACCACCGAACGCTTCGACCTGGTCGTGGGCGCCGACGGACTCCACTCCGCGACCCGCGCGCTCGCCTTCGGCCCGGAGGACCAGTACGTCCGCGACCTGGGCTACTACGTATCGGTGTACACCGTCCCCAACCACCTCAACCTCGACCGCGAGGAACTGACCTACGTGGGCCCGGGCCGCACCGCCCTCATGTACAGCACCGCCGGTGACCCCAACGCCCGCGCGATGTTCCTGTGGTCCTCCCCGTCCCTCGAATACGACCGCGGCGACGCCAACGCGCAACGCGAACTGTTGCGAAGCGCCTACGCCGACGAGGGCTGGGAAGTCCCCACGCTCCTGGAAGCCGCCGAAACCACTCCCGACTTCTACTTCGACACCCTCAGCCAGGTCCACATGGACCACTGGTTCACCGGAAAGGTCGCACTCGTCGGCGACGCGGCCCACTGCGCCTCAGCGGCGTCGGGCCAGGGAACCAGCCTGGCGCTCGTCGGCGGCTACGTCCTGGCGGGAGAACTCTCACGCGCCAAGGACCCCACCGCGGCCTTCGCGGCCTACGAACAACGCATGCGGGGCTTCGCCGAAACCAACCAGGCCCTCGGCCCGGCCAACATCAAACGCATGGTGTTGCGCGGCAAGGGCCAGATCCGGGTCGCGATGACGATGCTCGCGCTGATGTCACGCATGCCGGGCAAGGAGCGCATGATGGCCCGCGTCGCGGCCACCATCCACAAGGCAGCCACGGCGATCGACCTGCCCGACTACGAAGCGGCCGACTAG